The Canis lupus familiaris isolate Mischka breed German Shepherd chromosome 27, alternate assembly UU_Cfam_GSD_1.0, whole genome shotgun sequence genome window below encodes:
- the PIANP gene encoding PILR alpha-associated neural protein encodes MQSKMWPALLLSYLLPLWPLLLLPLPPPAQGSSSSPRTPPAPARPPCARGGPSAPRHVCVWERAPPPSRSPRVPRSRRQVLPGTAPPATPSGFEEGPPSSQYPWAIVWGPTVSREDGGDPNSANPGFLPLDYGFAAPHGLATPHPNSDSMRGDGDGLILGEAPATLRPFLFGSHGEGVDPQLYVTITISIIIVLVATGIIFKFCWDRSQKRRRPSGQQGALRQEESQQPLTDLSPAGVTVLGAFGDSPTPTPDHEEPRGGPRPGMPQPKGAPAFQLNRIPLVNL; translated from the exons ATGCAGTCCAAAATGTG GCCTGCACTGCTGCTGTCCTACCTCCTCCCTCTTTGGCCACTGCTCTtgctgcccctcccaccacctgctcaaggttcctcctcctcccctcgaaccccaccagccccagcccggcccccctGTGCCCGGGGAGGCCCCTCTGCCCCACGCCATGTGTGCGTGTGGGAGCGGGCACCCCCACCGAGCCGATCCCCTCGGGTCCCAAGATCGCGTCGGCAAGTCCTGCCGGGCACTGCACCCCCTGCCACCCCATCTGGCTTTGAGGAGGGGCCACCCTCCTCTCAGTATCCCTGGGCTATTGTATGGGGCCCTACAGTGTCTCGAGAGGATGGGGGGGACCCCAACTCTGCCAATCCTGGATTTCTGCCCCTGGACTATGGTTTTGCAGCCCCCCATGGGCTGGCAACCCCACACCCCAACTCAGATTCCATGCGGGGTGATGGAGATGGGCTCATCCTTGGAGAAGCACCTGCCACCCTGAGGCCTTTCCTTTTCGGGAGCCATGGGGAAG GTGTGGATCCCCAGCTCTATGTCACAATTACCATCTCCATCATTATTGTTCTTGTGGCCACTGGCATCATCTTCAAGTTCTG CTGGGACCGAAGTCAGAAGCGGCGCAGGCCCTCTGGGCAGCAAGGtgccctgaggcaggaagagaGCCAGCAGCCGCTGACAGACCTGTCCCCAGCTGGGGTCACTGTGCTGGGGGCCTTCGGGGACTCgcctacccccacccctgaccATGAGGAGCCCCGAGGGGGACCCCGGCCTGGGATGCCCCAGCCCAAGGGGGCTCCAGCCTTCCAATTGAACCG gATCCCCCTGGTGAATCTGTGA